In Mauremys reevesii isolate NIE-2019 linkage group 13, ASM1616193v1, whole genome shotgun sequence, the sequence tgcaggacCGCGCCCCCTTGTgcattggggccagcactgactgccaggggagagtgccccctactgaggccctgccccactgcctgcagcacagcgccccctagtgccacgctggggcactggggccagcactgactgccaagGGAGAGCGCCCCCAAAtgatcccccctccccactctctgcagcacaggcccTCAAAACtgcactggggtcagcactgactggcaggggagagtgccccctgctgagcccccaccccaatccctacagcacagcgcccccgaATGACATGCTGGGgtattggggtcagcactgactgccagggaggGTGCTCCCTACTGATCAGTGCCCCAAAACACGGCATGTATCCCTACCAGTGCTCATGTGGTGCCAGGACACTCGGGACCACCGGCCTGGCCCTTTTTTCGGAAGCTGTCCCACCATCCTGGTACTGCCCTGATCCCTCCAGTGGGGCCCCGTACCCATCTCAGATAGACCCCTGAGCAGCATTAACTACACAGCACCTCACTGTGCCAATACAGCCTCATGGCACTGGAGTGAACCCCTGCCCTTCTCTCTGGCACCGACTCCCCCCTTCGTCACTCCTCTGCCCGCGGCTGGCTCAGGGACTCAGGGACGTGTGTAGCCCTGTTATAAGCAACCAGACAAAGCCCCAGTTGGGCACAGCCCTGCCACATGGCCAGCGAGACCCGTTGTCCCCCTCCATTCTCTAGGCACAGCTGTTCTGGTCTGCCAggccggccccaccccagatcccttCACTTCCCCCATGGGACCCATGCCCCCACACCGACCAGCCCCTCCAGACCCACCAAAGTCTTAGGAGGGACTCGGAGACCTGCTATGCCCTCACCATTGATCGCCCCACCCGCGGCTGGACTGTGTTTCTTGGAGACATGCAAAGCCTGTTTCCCAGGATTCTCTGCAGAAGTCGGGTCCCAGCTCCGGGAAGTTTGGAATTTATGATCTCCGCTTTCTCAGGACACTGATTTCCCCATGGGGCCTCACTTGGCCAGGGGCCGAACCATGTTGCCAGAGGGCCTCGCAAATAGCAATGTTTCCAAACATTTCTTCCCTGCAAGCTTTTCCCAGGGGCTCAGAGCGGGCTGATGATGTCTCCTCTGCTGGGTCGTTTTTTACGACAGGTCATGTGCAGGCTGGGTCAGTGTCGGGATGGGACTCCCAAATATTGGACGATATGGTGCAAGtgactcagtagggggcgctctccccgcaCAATCGGCGCTGACTGCAGTGCCCCCGCGAGATGCTAGGGGTGATGTGCTGTGCTTCATCTCTGCTTGCAGCCATTCAAGCTGAGTGTCTCCTAGCCATGGGATTTGTCCAGTGAGAAAACTGAGGAATGGCGATTCAGGATATTTCCAAAGCTTCTACAGGGATTCGGAGCCCCAATTCCCATGAAAATGAATGAGATCTGGGTTCCCAAATCCCCTAGGCAAAGCTCAGCCTAAATCTCGTACACCAAAAGATAAACCCTGGTGTCCTGGCTAGTTCCCATCTCAGGGCAGTATAttacccctccccaaattcctgccATGTTGCCAAGAGGATCCCTTCACCTCCAGCCCTGACAGCTGGGGGGACAGCTGTTCCCCATTTTCCAGgcaccaccccagaggtggctgcagtagGATTCCAGCATAACAGAGAGAAGAATTTGACCCTCATTAGCAGTTGTTTATTCAGCTTCCCCCTGGACTGGTGCCTCAGTGTTTCCCAGGGTCATGGATTGTGCAACTCTGGCCAGTAGGATATTTCTCTGAGTGCAGCCACCCCTGCTGTGTCTTTCTCTCCAGCCTGGCTCAGTATATAACACCCACCCAGAAAGTACAGAGCCTCAGACACTTTGCAGGCGGCTGGATCCATACTctgagggaaaccaaggcaccaGGACTGGGGTGAGTTGAAGATCGGGGCCTGAAATGTCCGGTGTATTTAGGCAAGAAGGCTGAGGGAGCAGGGTATTGTAGATGATCTGTAGGGAATGCACTAAATATAGTAACACAGAgcagatataaagagtgaaacagaTCCAAAAGGCCCATCACGTAATATTCACTGTGTGGAGAAGAAACAGCTGCATGAGTTGAAGTTTAAAACTGGTGGGGGCAGATCCCCAGCCAGGGTCAATGGGTTTAGCTCCATTTTACACCTGAGGAAGCTAGGGGTGAACGAGAGCAGCCACCCCACATCCAGGGCTCTGACTCCCTGCTTTGCCCTTCAATCCGACTAGAtctcactcccttccctgagctagggagagaacccaggagtcctggctcccagcctgccttGCTCTCACCCGTTAGATCTCCACctctgcccctgcttcccccccagATAGCCATGGCCCTGAAGGGACCCCACCCagcgttgctgctgctgctgctggctttgcTGCCCGCCTGTCTGGCTCTGGGCCGGAGGGAGACACGCCACGAGAAATTCCACCGGCAGCACGTGGACTTCCCGAAGACCAGCGCCCCGGACGCCCGGCGCTACTGCAACCTCCTGATGCCACGGAGGAACCTGACGGCTGATGCCTGCAAACCCACCAACACCTTCATCCACGCGGGGCCTGCCGAGGTGGACAGCGTCTGCCACTCCGGGGGCACCCCCGGCACCGAGAATTACTATGACAGCAATGTGCCCTTTGAGCTCACCACCTGCCGGCTGGCAGGGGGCGCTCAGAGACCCCCCTGCAACTACCGTGGGAGAACCAGCACCCAGCGGATCCGGGTGGCATGCGTGGGAGGGCTGCCCGTGCACTATAAAACACAGCTCTAGGGGCAAGGAGGCGAGCAGGGTGAGGGGCAGCGAGGTTGGTGATTTCATCCGAGCTTAAAGAAATTGGGAGCCAATGGGGCCTGGTCCTTCACTGGCATGATTGGGAGTTCAGCAGCCTAAACCCCTTAgatccctaccccacccccaccctctgctgcccccagtgcccattatacagtatagccaccccttccctgccc encodes:
- the LOC120381190 gene encoding ribonuclease-like yields the protein MALKGPHPALLLLLLALLPACLALGRRETRHEKFHRQHVDFPKTSAPDARRYCNLLMPRRNLTADACKPTNTFIHAGPAEVDSVCHSGGTPGTENYYDSNVPFELTTCRLAGGAQRPPCNYRGRTSTQRIRVACVGGLPVHYKTQL